The following proteins come from a genomic window of Myroides odoratus DSM 2801:
- a CDS encoding cold-shock protein gives MADSFFKKENNKKKKQKQDEKLKRREERKQNNNKGKDLEDLFVYVDKMGQLTHLTPEEQAAQEKKEAVKIEKITQEEHEGIISYVTDKGYAFVIDSQTRESIFLHQNELSVPLEKGLKISFKLEQSKNGIRAVHAAKKE, from the coding sequence ATGGCAGACTCATTTTTTAAGAAAGAAAACAACAAAAAGAAAAAACAAAAGCAAGACGAAAAATTAAAACGCCGCGAGGAGCGTAAACAAAACAACAACAAAGGGAAGGATTTAGAGGATTTATTTGTTTACGTGGATAAGATGGGACAATTAACCCACCTTACTCCGGAAGAACAAGCTGCTCAAGAGAAAAAAGAAGCAGTAAAGATCGAAAAGATCACACAAGAGGAACACGAAGGTATTATCAGCTATGTAACAGATAAAGGATATGCATTCGTTATCGATTCTCAAACAAGAGAAAGCATCTTTCTTCATCAAAATGAATTAAGTGTCCCATTAGAAAAGGGATTAAAGATAAGCTTTAAGCTAGAACAAAGTAAAAACGGAATACGCGCGGTACACGCCGCTAAAAAAGAATAA
- a CDS encoding TlpA family protein disulfide reductase, whose product MCSNFLHTSIRYGLLPLITLLFSCQKKFEATDYSAYFSGEIQNPTSNYILFFKDNDLLDTIYLDENNRFEKKFDSLSPGMYIYRINPEFQYVYFDKNDSLHLRLNSRDFDHSIIFSGRGSEKNNYLMNLTVKNLVDESTRYENYDYGVDRFIRFIDSTHAARTTNYLRSKAIIGWGPEFDVYAKTKLDLHFYSQKEIYPIAHYVRTKEDIREQLPANYYDFRNKVDFNNEKLIRYSSFTKYLAIMLSSISDESDIDFDSETKFDKNITKLNVVDTLIRNEKVKNTILDNIALIYLLEDQNLNNNDKFFDAYFKLSTDTTQHQEIIKIQTAVQNLKYENRLPKVDLVDLDEKPVDFKKLIHKKTLMFVWTKNGLAHAEASHKRALDLLEKLPHIQVISVCIDGEHQEWKELVSPYKHPNLIELRCTDFNDMKDKWIITKIQRSIILNKDGSIQEAFVNIFDRNMEQLLK is encoded by the coding sequence ATGTGTAGTAACTTTTTACATACAAGTATTCGCTATGGTTTATTGCCATTAATCACGTTGCTATTTTCTTGTCAGAAGAAATTTGAAGCAACGGATTACTCGGCCTATTTCAGTGGTGAAATACAAAACCCAACGAGCAATTATATTCTATTTTTCAAAGATAACGACTTGTTAGACACCATCTACCTAGATGAAAACAATCGCTTTGAGAAGAAATTTGATTCGCTTAGTCCAGGCATGTATATCTACAGGATTAATCCTGAATTTCAATACGTGTACTTTGATAAAAACGATAGTTTACACTTGCGTTTAAACTCAAGAGACTTTGATCATTCTATTATCTTTTCTGGTCGTGGTTCTGAAAAGAACAACTACTTGATGAACTTAACGGTAAAGAATTTAGTAGATGAATCGACTCGCTACGAGAATTACGACTATGGTGTGGATCGATTTATTCGTTTTATTGATTCGACGCATGCAGCTCGTACTACCAACTATTTGAGGAGTAAGGCAATTATTGGCTGGGGACCAGAATTTGACGTATACGCCAAAACAAAATTAGACCTTCATTTTTACAGTCAGAAAGAGATTTATCCTATCGCTCACTACGTGCGTACGAAAGAGGATATTCGCGAGCAACTACCAGCGAATTACTACGATTTCCGCAATAAGGTAGATTTTAATAACGAAAAACTCATCCGCTACTCTTCTTTTACAAAATACTTGGCTATCATGCTGAGCTCTATTAGCGATGAATCGGATATTGATTTTGACAGTGAAACAAAATTTGATAAAAATATCACCAAGCTCAATGTTGTGGATACCTTGATTCGCAATGAGAAGGTAAAAAATACGATTTTAGATAATATTGCATTGATCTACTTATTGGAAGATCAAAATCTAAATAACAACGACAAGTTTTTTGATGCTTACTTTAAACTCTCTACGGATACCACCCAACACCAAGAGATTATTAAGATTCAAACAGCTGTTCAAAATTTGAAATACGAAAATCGCTTGCCTAAGGTTGATTTAGTCGACCTAGATGAGAAACCCGTAGATTTCAAAAAGTTAATCCACAAAAAAACACTGATGTTCGTTTGGACTAAAAATGGTTTAGCACATGCAGAAGCGAGTCACAAAAGAGCATTAGATTTATTGGAAAAACTTCCACACATCCAGGTAATTTCTGTTTGTATTGATGGAGAACACCAAGAATGGAAAGAACTAGTAAGTCCTTATAAACATCCTAACCTTATCGAATTGCGTTGTACGGATTTTAATGACATGAAAGATAAATGGATCATTACCAAAATTCAACGCAGCATCATCTTAAATAAAGACGGTAGCATTCAAGAAGCCTTCGTCAATATTTTTGACCGCAATATGGAGCAATTGTTGAAATAG
- a CDS encoding cold-shock protein translates to MQQGTVKFFNETKGFGFITPDDNGADIFVHTSGLVDRIRENDVVTYEVEKGKKGLNAVEVRRVR, encoded by the coding sequence ATGCAACAAGGAACAGTAAAGTTTTTTAATGAAACTAAAGGATTTGGTTTTATCACACCAGACGATAACGGAGCAGATATTTTCGTTCACACTTCAGGTTTAGTTGACCGCATTCGTGAAAACGATGTAGTTACTTACGAAGTTGAAAAAGGTAAAAAAGGATTAAACGCAGTTGAAGTTAGAAGAGTAAGATAA
- a CDS encoding ABC-F family ATP-binding cassette domain-containing protein codes for MLTVSNLSVQFGKRILFDEVNVTFTQGNCYGIIGANGAGKSTFLKILSGEFDPTSGHVILEPGKRMSVLNQNHNMFDENTVLETVVMGNKDLFAVKKEMDELYLNYTDENADRIGELQIRFDEMNGWNAESDAATMLSNLGISEEFHYTLMAEMDAKLKVRVLLAQALFGNPDVLIMDEPTNDLDFETIGWLENFLANYENTVLVVSHDRHFLDAVCTHVSDIDFGKITHYSGNYTFWYESSQLAAKQRAQQNKKAEEKKAELEEFIRRFSANVAKSKQATSRKKMIDKLKLDDIKPSSRRYPAIIFDQDREAGDQILNITGLASSIDGEVLFKDVDLNVVKGDKIVVISRDSRATTAFYEIINENRAADAGKVEWGITTSQSYLPADNHAFFENDLTLVDWLRQWAKTEEERDEVYVRGFLGKMIFSGEEALKTGRVLSGGEKVRCMLSRMMMLRANVLMLDEPTNHLDLESITAFNNSLKGFKGTVLFTTHDKEFAQTVGTRILELTPNGVIDRYMTFEDYLDDPKVKELRDKMYK; via the coding sequence ATGTTAACAGTTTCAAATCTGTCAGTTCAGTTCGGTAAACGAATTTTATTTGATGAAGTAAATGTAACCTTTACACAAGGTAATTGCTATGGAATTATCGGTGCAAATGGTGCTGGTAAATCAACGTTTTTGAAAATTTTATCTGGAGAATTTGATCCAACATCTGGACACGTTATTCTAGAGCCGGGCAAACGTATGTCGGTTTTAAATCAGAACCACAATATGTTTGATGAAAATACCGTATTAGAAACGGTAGTAATGGGAAATAAAGACCTGTTCGCGGTAAAGAAAGAAATGGATGAGCTGTATTTGAACTATACAGATGAGAATGCGGACCGTATTGGGGAGCTTCAAATTCGTTTCGATGAGATGAATGGATGGAATGCAGAATCTGATGCAGCTACGATGCTATCTAACTTAGGGATTTCAGAAGAATTTCACTATACTTTAATGGCTGAAATGGATGCTAAATTAAAAGTACGTGTGTTATTGGCGCAGGCTTTATTTGGTAACCCAGACGTGTTGATTATGGATGAGCCTACCAACGACTTGGATTTTGAAACCATCGGTTGGTTAGAGAACTTCTTAGCAAACTATGAGAATACGGTATTGGTGGTTTCTCACGACCGTCACTTCTTGGATGCGGTTTGTACACACGTTTCTGATATTGACTTTGGAAAAATTACGCACTATTCGGGTAACTATACTTTCTGGTATGAGTCAAGCCAATTAGCAGCAAAACAAAGAGCGCAGCAAAATAAGAAAGCGGAAGAGAAAAAAGCAGAATTAGAAGAGTTTATCCGTCGTTTTAGCGCGAACGTTGCGAAGTCTAAACAAGCAACTTCTCGTAAAAAGATGATTGATAAATTGAAATTAGATGATATTAAACCTTCTTCTCGTCGCTATCCAGCAATTATCTTTGACCAAGATAGAGAAGCAGGAGATCAAATCTTGAATATCACAGGATTGGCTAGTTCAATTGATGGTGAAGTTTTATTTAAAGATGTGGACTTAAACGTAGTGAAAGGAGATAAAATTGTGGTTATCTCTCGTGATTCACGTGCAACAACCGCTTTCTATGAAATCATCAACGAAAATCGTGCAGCAGATGCAGGAAAAGTAGAGTGGGGGATTACAACTTCTCAGTCGTACTTACCAGCAGATAACCATGCCTTTTTTGAAAACGACTTGACTTTAGTAGACTGGTTGCGTCAATGGGCAAAAACAGAAGAAGAAAGAGACGAAGTATATGTACGTGGTTTCTTAGGGAAAATGATTTTCTCTGGTGAAGAAGCATTGAAAACAGGTCGAGTATTATCAGGAGGAGAGAAAGTACGTTGTATGTTGTCTCGCATGATGATGCTGAGAGCTAACGTATTGATGTTAGATGAACCAACAAACCACTTGGACTTGGAGTCAATTACAGCTTTCAATAACTCATTAAAAGGGTTTAAAGGAACTGTATTGTTCACTACACACGATAAGGAGTTTGCTCAAACTGTAGGAACACGTATTTTGGAATTAACGCCAAATGGAGTAATCGATCGTTATATGACGTTTGAAGATTACTTAGATGATCCAAAAGTGAAAGAACTAAGAGATAAAATGTATAAGTAA